In the genome of Nitrospira japonica, one region contains:
- a CDS encoding M24 family metallopeptidase, translating into MSRSASQSHKAVVFIAASETDANLYYATRFIAPDPFIYLEIKGERLLVMNDLEIDRAKSQASVDRVLSYTEIEQRARDQGVASPGSADIVHVVLRDAKIKQVLVPGNFPFRHATRLQELGYQVHAKPDPFYEQRVVKTAEEVRHIEEAQRATEAAVAAAHAVLRRATIVKNELWFEDSPLTSERVKKLINVKLMEADCVAQHTIVAGGEQACDPHNEGSGPLPANRSIIFDVFPRSATTRYFADMSRTVVRGTPSPELVRLYQTVKDAQEEAITKIKDGADGMRIHRGICDRFEKAGYKTGLVNGRMQGYFHGTGHGVGLDIHEAPRISRTGSLLQEGHVVTVEPGLYYPGLGAVRIEDMVLVTSDGCRNLTDFPKTFELG; encoded by the coding sequence ATGTCTCGATCCGCATCGCAATCACACAAAGCCGTCGTCTTTATCGCCGCCAGCGAGACGGATGCCAACCTCTATTACGCGACCAGATTCATCGCGCCGGATCCCTTCATCTATCTGGAGATCAAGGGGGAACGCCTGCTGGTCATGAACGATCTGGAAATAGACCGGGCGAAAAGCCAGGCCTCGGTCGATCGGGTGCTGTCCTATACGGAAATCGAACAGCGGGCGCGCGATCAGGGGGTCGCCTCTCCCGGCAGCGCCGACATCGTCCACGTCGTGCTGCGCGACGCCAAGATCAAGCAAGTGCTCGTGCCGGGGAATTTTCCTTTCCGTCACGCGACCCGGCTGCAGGAATTGGGATACCAGGTCCACGCGAAGCCGGATCCGTTTTACGAGCAGCGCGTCGTGAAGACCGCCGAGGAGGTTCGGCACATCGAGGAAGCGCAGCGCGCCACGGAGGCCGCCGTGGCTGCGGCTCACGCCGTGCTCCGGCGCGCGACGATCGTCAAGAACGAATTGTGGTTCGAGGATTCCCCGTTGACCTCCGAGCGGGTCAAGAAGCTGATCAACGTGAAATTGATGGAAGCCGATTGCGTCGCCCAGCACACGATCGTGGCCGGGGGCGAGCAGGCCTGCGATCCGCACAACGAAGGCAGCGGGCCGTTGCCGGCGAACCGTAGCATCATCTTCGACGTGTTTCCGCGTTCCGCCACGACGCGCTATTTCGCCGACATGTCCCGCACGGTCGTCCGAGGCACGCCGAGTCCGGAACTCGTCCGGCTCTATCAAACCGTGAAGGACGCGCAGGAAGAGGCGATCACGAAGATCAAGGACGGAGCCGACGGGATGAGGATCCACCGCGGCATTTGCGACCGGTTCGAGAAGGCCGGCTACAAGACCGGTCTGGTCAACGGCCGCATGCAGGGCTACTTCCACGGGACCGGCCACGGAGTCGGACTCGACATCCACGAAGCTCCGCGCATCAGCCGCACCGGGTCGCTGCTGCAGGAGGGCCACGTCGTCACGGTCGAACCGGGGCTCTATTATCCCGGCTTGGGCGCCGTCCGCATCGAGGACATGGTGCTCGTGACCAGCGACGGCTGCCGCAACCTGACCGATTTCCCCAAGACTTTCGAACTGGGCTAG
- a CDS encoding DUF3971 domain-containing protein: MSRTRVVVAFIVLVVVGGITFLLLSPYLTGDDYLKDFFLRQLEQNLGRKIDVHRVKFTVFPKIRLELSQVVIHERNSDQVFLSAKKLDLVLRLVPLLRKQIVGKRLTIEEPTLTLRRDAAGHWNVLDRTNPIPTSDDEALQLMTRMFRIKEATVIDGTIIVIDEARPDGVRTVKLESVEAALVIHLERNQADVHISADHTHDQQRSSLSMAGAIRRADQQTIEMSETTRPPLLFQFEGMVEAAGLSLRELADFFGPRPVPPNVQGMVTVRSGIRLIPGVAGYDVVMSDLTANLDPLAATGRASLSGLLTTQPTFSLTFSAVPVQLSDLLKRIPPEWFHPQLPALIEDRRINGKVEVASATVTGSYGEGPQLSVTGEFRIREGEALIGDSHVPSKDLSAVVFVEAGRIRVTNLAGQYGAIRMVDSKGLVSFLESGPWMEMEIVGTMAASDLLQFLSKTVNSEQLSKTLGEARDVEGTAKPTFRLVGPLTQSGGVTFAGGEITAQQVSLSHPALPERMTAIHGRFVMAEGETQFDQVSGHLGDLTVQVQGGITGGSTSSFRDLLVRVTGDSLHMTQLLPVKQIPKGMVEGLASVGVALRGLTTAPEMRGEIVLTDSKVTWPDVLEKPVGAAATINFEGHVEKKGGLTLTQIEADVPPLRLPVKGKIRLGERVSVEASMATGTVSLSRVPEWITKGGFEAGNVEVSLDVKGKDADWRTWKTNGWLALSNGLVNVRGADGPIQDLYVRLQFNRDAAELKRLSFRLMDSDVAMEAMIRNWATKPAISGKIESNQMDLDLLIPKGERSPMREFLETLGATSRVAMTAAITRGHYKHLKFGGLSARITIQDGVLDVDRIAGQSTDGEIAGRIAVQLPRHEPAEAEISVRATGVPVSDILKLAGKHEGGVTGQMRITGTIRGHGRNPHGVYPTLNGKADILIENGHIFKSKERVTWKIISILNLPAVLQGKVDLEKEGLPYNKITATVTVRNGLFETENMIIDSPIVKITAAGNYDLPTDQGDMVWAVSPFGSYSQFLKTIPLFGRLFAGDRKGVATAMFSVKGSIEDPEVTYMPMKSFATGLTGLGQLAVDVLKNTVMLPIDLMTPDEDKASPKDVPAPSP, translated from the coding sequence CAAACAGATCGTGGGCAAGCGGCTGACGATCGAAGAGCCGACGCTGACGCTCCGGCGGGACGCCGCCGGTCACTGGAACGTGCTCGATCGTACCAACCCCATTCCCACGAGCGACGACGAAGCGCTCCAACTCATGACCCGTATGTTCCGTATCAAGGAGGCCACGGTGATCGACGGAACGATCATCGTGATCGACGAGGCCAGACCGGACGGCGTCCGCACGGTGAAGCTGGAATCCGTCGAAGCCGCGCTGGTCATCCACCTGGAACGCAATCAGGCGGACGTGCACATCTCGGCCGACCACACTCATGATCAGCAACGGTCGTCGCTGTCGATGGCGGGCGCCATCAGAAGAGCCGATCAGCAGACGATCGAGATGAGCGAAACCACCAGGCCGCCGCTTCTCTTCCAATTCGAGGGGATGGTGGAGGCGGCGGGACTGAGCCTGCGCGAGCTGGCGGACTTTTTCGGACCTCGCCCGGTCCCTCCGAACGTGCAGGGCATGGTCACCGTGCGAAGCGGCATCCGATTGATTCCCGGCGTGGCGGGCTATGACGTGGTCATGTCGGACCTGACGGCGAATCTGGATCCGCTCGCCGCGACTGGCCGGGCGAGTCTGTCCGGCCTCTTGACGACGCAGCCGACCTTCTCTCTTACCTTTTCGGCGGTACCGGTGCAGCTGAGCGATCTGCTGAAACGCATTCCCCCTGAATGGTTTCACCCCCAGTTGCCCGCCCTGATCGAAGACCGGCGGATCAACGGCAAGGTGGAGGTCGCTTCGGCGACCGTGACCGGCTCGTACGGAGAAGGCCCGCAGTTGTCCGTGACCGGAGAGTTCCGCATCCGTGAAGGGGAGGCGCTCATCGGCGACAGCCATGTCCCTTCCAAGGACCTCTCGGCGGTCGTCTTCGTCGAGGCGGGCCGAATTCGGGTGACGAACCTGGCGGGCCAGTACGGCGCAATCCGCATGGTGGACAGCAAGGGGTTGGTGTCGTTCCTGGAATCGGGGCCCTGGATGGAAATGGAGATTGTGGGCACGATGGCGGCATCGGATCTGCTGCAGTTCCTCTCGAAGACCGTGAATTCTGAACAATTGTCGAAGACGTTGGGAGAGGCTCGGGACGTGGAAGGGACGGCCAAGCCCACGTTCCGGCTGGTCGGACCGTTGACGCAGTCGGGCGGCGTCACGTTCGCGGGCGGAGAGATCACCGCGCAGCAGGTCAGTCTCAGCCACCCGGCGCTCCCGGAGCGGATGACGGCCATTCACGGGCGATTCGTCATGGCCGAAGGGGAGACGCAGTTCGATCAAGTCAGCGGCCATCTGGGCGACCTGACGGTGCAGGTCCAGGGCGGGATCACGGGCGGCAGCACGAGCTCGTTCCGCGACCTGCTCGTGCGGGTGACCGGGGATTCCCTGCACATGACGCAGCTGTTGCCGGTCAAGCAGATTCCCAAGGGAATGGTCGAAGGCCTGGCCAGCGTCGGTGTGGCGCTCAGGGGGCTGACGACGGCGCCCGAAATGCGGGGCGAGATCGTACTCACGGACTCAAAGGTCACCTGGCCTGACGTCCTGGAAAAACCGGTCGGCGCGGCCGCCACCATCAATTTCGAAGGGCACGTCGAGAAGAAAGGCGGCCTGACGCTGACGCAAATCGAAGCGGACGTGCCGCCGTTGCGCCTGCCGGTGAAGGGCAAGATCCGTCTCGGCGAGCGCGTGTCGGTCGAGGCGTCGATGGCGACCGGAACCGTGTCCCTTTCCCGGGTGCCCGAGTGGATCACCAAGGGCGGATTTGAGGCGGGCAACGTCGAAGTATCGCTCGACGTGAAGGGCAAGGACGCCGACTGGCGGACGTGGAAAACCAACGGATGGCTGGCTCTCAGCAACGGCCTCGTCAACGTGCGCGGCGCGGACGGTCCCATTCAGGATTTGTACGTGCGGCTGCAGTTCAATCGCGATGCGGCGGAACTCAAGCGCCTGTCATTCCGGCTCATGGACAGCGACGTGGCGATGGAAGCGATGATCCGGAATTGGGCGACGAAGCCGGCCATTTCCGGGAAGATCGAATCCAACCAGATGGATTTGGATCTGCTGATCCCCAAAGGCGAACGCTCGCCCATGCGGGAATTTCTGGAAACCCTCGGGGCGACGAGTCGGGTCGCCATGACGGCCGCCATCACTCGCGGGCACTACAAGCATCTCAAGTTCGGCGGGCTCTCGGCCCGGATCACGATCCAGGACGGCGTCCTCGACGTCGACCGGATCGCCGGCCAGTCGACCGACGGAGAAATCGCCGGCCGCATCGCCGTGCAACTGCCCCGGCACGAACCGGCGGAAGCGGAAATTTCCGTGCGGGCCACCGGCGTGCCGGTCAGCGACATCCTCAAGCTCGCGGGAAAACACGAGGGCGGGGTGACCGGACAAATGCGCATCACGGGGACCATCCGCGGGCACGGCAGAAACCCCCATGGCGTCTATCCCACGCTCAACGGCAAAGCCGACATCCTGATCGAGAACGGCCACATCTTCAAGTCCAAGGAACGGGTGACCTGGAAGATCATCAGCATTCTGAATCTGCCGGCCGTTCTTCAGGGCAAAGTGGATCTGGAAAAGGAAGGGCTGCCGTACAACAAAATCACCGCGACGGTGACCGTGCGCAACGGCTTGTTCGAAACGGAAAACATGATCATCGACAGCCCGATCGTGAAGATCACCGCGGCCGGCAATTACGATCTGCCGACCGACCAGGGCGATATGGTCTGGGCCGTGAGCCCCTTCGGTTCCTACTCGCAGTTCCTCAAGACCATTCCCTTGTTCGGGCGCTTGTTCGCCGGCGACCGCAAAGGAGTGGCGACCGCGATGTTTTCCGTCAAGGGCAGCATCGAGGATCCCGAGGTGACCTACATGCCGATGAAGTCCTTCGCCACCGGGCTGACCGGCTTGGGCCAACTCGCCGTGGACGTGTTGAAAAACACGGTCATGCTGCCGATCGATCTCATGACGCCGGACGAGGACAAGGCATCGCCCAAGGACGTGCCGGCGCCGTCGCCTTGA
- a CDS encoding archease: MTFSFRFLDDVALADVAFDAEGDSVQAIFGAATQALLTALANPATVGSSWEQRIERRATDLPQLLFDWLSDIVYWKDAAGVVFHDAPLTMVRKGEQWVLTARLIGSPVDRERQELHNDVKGVTKHLYALRQTDGLWQVRVVLDV; the protein is encoded by the coding sequence ATGACCTTCTCCTTTCGATTTCTTGACGATGTGGCGTTGGCAGATGTGGCGTTCGACGCCGAAGGCGACTCGGTCCAAGCCATCTTCGGCGCCGCGACGCAGGCGTTGCTCACGGCCTTGGCAAATCCGGCGACGGTGGGTTCGTCATGGGAGCAAAGGATCGAACGCCGGGCCACAGACCTGCCTCAATTGCTGTTTGACTGGCTCTCCGACATCGTCTATTGGAAGGATGCGGCCGGCGTCGTCTTCCACGATGCGCCGCTGACCATGGTCAGGAAAGGCGAGCAGTGGGTGCTGACGGCGCGGTTGATCGGCAGTCCGGTTGATCGTGAACGGCAGGAACTTCACAACGATGTGAAGGGAGTGACGAAGCATCTCTATGCGTTGCGTCAGACTGACGGTCTCTGGCAGGTGCGGGTCGTATTGGACGTGTAG